One Channa argus isolate prfri chromosome 15, Channa argus male v1.0, whole genome shotgun sequence DNA segment encodes these proteins:
- the wfikkn2a gene encoding WAP, Kazal, immunoglobulin, Kunitz and NTR domain-containing protein 2, which produces MWWMLFPRWIWFLLGHCYTMLLFLDSCRVTAMPMSVAKLVYSHAGLCPNDLNPNLWVDAMSTCMRECETDQDCEMFEKCCPNVCGNRSCVAARYIGVKGNKGPIGMPKGATCDKFMCSQQGSECDIWDGQPVCKCRDRCEREPHFTCASDGMTYYNKCYMDAEACSKGISISEVTCRYHLTWPNTSPIPAETTLHPTTALQTTLPADIQLPTIHSGPTQQAVFVGETASFLCEVSGKPSPEVTWEKQLKGKENTVMRPNHVRGNLVVTNIGQLVIYNAQLQDAGIYTCTAKNIGGSVSSHFPLVVIQKEVKGKSAEGNSTNMPFPAEECLKSPDTDDCGEESMSWYYEPKRNNCFTFTYSQCNKNQNHFDTYEACMLSCGGELAAPCSLPSLQGPCKAYEPRWAYSSSLKKCQSFVYGGCGGNENNFESKEACEEMCPFPKYNNCKMCKPQGKMVTSFCRSDFVILGRVTELTEEQESGHALVTVEEILKDEKMGLRFFGKEPLEVTLLNMDWNCPCPNITVADGQLIIMGDVHNGMAILQPDSFVGSPSTRRIRKLRELVQKKTCDFLKHFPATQ; this is translated from the exons ATGTGGTGGATGCTGTTCCCCAGATGGATTTGGTTTCTTCTGGGACACTGTTATACGATGCTACTTTTTCTGGACAGTTGCCGTGTGACAGCAATGCCCATGTCTGTGGCAAAACTGGTGTACTCTCACGCAGGTCTGTGCCCGAATGACCTGAACCCCAACCTGTGGGTGGATGCTATGAGCACCTGCATGCGCGAGTGTGAAACTGACCAG GACTGTGAGATGTTCGAGAAGTGCTGCCCTAATGTATGTGGTAACAGGAGCTGTGTGGCAGCACGCTACATAGGTGTCAAGGGCAACAAGGGCCCCATTGGAATGCCAAAGGGGGCCACCTGCGACAAGTTCATGTGCTCCCAACAAGGGTCCGAGTGTGACATCTGGGACGGCCAGCCTGTTTGTAAGTGCCGAGACCGCTGCGAGAGGGAACCCCATTTCACATGTGCCTCTGATGGAATGACGTATTATAACAAGTGCTACATGGATGCAGAGGCCTGCTCCAAGGGTATCTCTATCTCTGAGGTCACCTGCAG GTACCACCTGACATGGCCGAACACCAGCCCAATCCCTGCAGAAACCACCCTACATCCAACCACGGCTCTCCAGACCACCCTTCCAGCTGATATCCAGCTGCCCACTATACACAGCGGCCCTACCCAACAGGCTGTGTTTGTTGGAGAGACAGCCAGCTTCCTGTGCGAGGTGTCTGGGAAGCCTAGTCCAGAAGTCACCTGGGAGAAACAGCTCAAGGGTAAAGAGAACACCGTTATGAGACCAAATCACGTCAGAGGGAACCTGGTGGTCACCAACATCGGCCAGCTGGTCATTTACAATGCACAGCTTCAGGATGCGGGCATCTATACATGCACAGCCAAAAATATTGGGGGAAGTGTGTCGTCACACTTTCCATTAGTGGTAATCCAAAAAGAAGTAAAAGGAAAGAGTGCAGAGGGGAATAGTACCAACATGCCTTTTCCAGCTGAAGAGTGCCTTAAGAGCCCAGACACAGATGACTGTGGAGAAGAGAGCATGAGCTGGTACTATGAACCAAAGAGGAACAATTGCTTCACGTTCACCTACAGTCAGTGCAATAAAAACCAGAACCATTTTGATACCTACGAAGCCTGCATGCTGTCATGTGGCGGTGAGCTAGCAGCTCCCTGTAGCCTACCGAGCCTCCAAGGTCCTTGCAAGGCCTATGAGCCCCGCTGGGCGTACAGCAGCAGCCTCAAAAAGTGCCAGTCCTTTGTCTACGGAGGCTGCGGTGGCAACGAAAACAACTTTGAGTCCAAGGAGGCCTGTGAAGAGATGTGCCCTTTTCCAAAGTACAACAATTGTAAGATGTGTAAACCTCAAGGCAAGATGGTCACCAGCTTTTGCCGGAGCGACTTTGTCATCCTGGGGCGTGTGACGGAGCTGACAGAGGAGCAAGAGTCAGGCCATGCTTTGGTGACAGTGGAGGAGATCCTGAAGGATGAGAAGATGGGCCTGAGGTTCTTTGGCAAAGAGCCTCTGGAGGTGACTCTCCTGAACATGGACTGGAACTGCCCCTGCCCCAATATCACCGTAGCCGACGGACAGCTCATTATCATGGGAGATGTTCACAACGGGATGGCCATCCTGCAGCCCGACAGCTTCGTGGGCTCGCCCAGCACCCGCAGAATCAGGAAGCTTCGCGAGCTTGTTCAGAAGAAAACCTGCGATTTCCTAAAACACTTCCCTGCCACCCAGTAG
- the ankrd40 gene encoding ankyrin repeat domain-containing protein 40 isoform X1, whose product MSTTSLDKELQERLREASAIGDIDEVRTLVESGVNVNSQNEINGWTCLHWACKRNHKHIVSYLLSCGADKEVLTAKDELASQLTSKPEIKQLLGVEVEEVLEVKEPELPIIPNYLSNPPFMYSKLDKKSEIILEQHLTQNGSGEHAEDTHSDSPSLSPIHEPQKSQNLISEDTTPPPNHATHSQAPAREFIPVPEQNGASPSLTSSHNHGIVNCAVPMDVSVEPHLVNHTDYSHVVAHNGTMCSPPLASPSPSLASSSGSQVQAPVANANPTMSRQQSIPQQLSYSQASGPMPAFQPFFFTSTFPVNVQELVLKVRIQNPNARENDFIEVELDRQELTYRSLLRVCCRELDISAEHVEKIRKLPNTMLRKDKDVARLQDFQELEIVLEKAEGLSLFSGTGGLTDRPCYNMKASRLTY is encoded by the exons ATGTCCACCACTTCGTTGGATAAGGAATTACAGGAGCGACTTAGAGAGGCGTCTGCCATCGGGGATATTGACGAAGTGCGGACATTAGTGGAGAGTGGAGTGAATGTCAATTCACAGAACGAAATAAATGGATG GACCTGCCTGCATTGGGCATGCAAGAGGAACCATAAGCACATAGTGTCCTATTTACTAAGTTGTGGAGCAGACAAAGAAGTCCTCACGGCAAAGGATGAACTGGCCTCACAACTCACATCCAAACCAGAGATAAAACAACTGTTAGGAG TTGAGGTGGAGGAAGTGCTTGAAGTCAAGGAGCCTGAGTTACCAATCATCCCAAACTACCTGTCCAACCCCCCCTTCATGTACTCGAAATTGGATAAGAAGTCAGAGATCATTCTGGAACAGCACCTTACACAGAATGGTTCTGGAGAACAtgctgaggacacacacagtgATTCACCCTCCCTTTCCCCAATCCATGAGCCTCAGAAATCACAAAACCTTATCTCTGAAGACACCACACCTCCCCCAAACCACGCCACCCACAGCCAAGCCCCGGCTAGGGAATTCATTCCTGTGCCTGAGCAAAACGGTGCGTCACCCAGCCTGACTTCATCCCACAACCATGGTATTGTTAACTGCGCAGTGCCCATGGACGTGTCAGTTGAGCCTCACCTTGTCAATCATACTGACTACTCGCACGTGGTGGCTCACAATGGGACTATGTGTTCTCCCCCGCTGGCCTCACCCAGCCCCAGCTTGGCTAGCAGCAGCGGGAGCCAGGTTCAAGCTCCAGTGGCCAATGCTAACCCAACTATGAGCAGGCAGCAATCTATCCCCCaacagctgagctacagccaggCCAGTGGGCCAATGCCAGCTTTCCAGCCTTTCTTTTTCACTAGCACCTTCCCAGTCAATGTGCAAG AGTTGGTGCTGAAAGTACGTATCCAGAATCCCAATGCACGGGAGAATGACTTTATTGAGGTGGAGCTTGACCGTCAAGAACTCACCTATCGCTCTCTGCTGAGGGTCTGTTGTCGTGAGTTGGACATCAGCGCTGAGCACGTGGAAAAGATTCGCAAGCTGCCAAACACTATGTTGAGGAAG GACAAGGATGTGGCTCGCCTGCAGGACTTCCAGGAGTTGGAGATTGTGTTGGAGAAAGCAGAAGGCCTGTCTCTTTTCTCTGGCACTGGGGGCCTAACGGATAGACCCTGCTACAACATGAAGGCCTCCCGACTTACCTACTAG
- the ankrd40 gene encoding ankyrin repeat domain-containing protein 40 isoform X2, with translation MSTTSLDKELQERLREASAIGDIDEVRTLVESGVNVNSQNEINGWTCLHWACKRNHKHIVSYLLSCGADKEVLTAKDELASQLTSKPEIKQLLGVEVEEVLEVKEPELPIIPNYLSNPPFMYSKLDKKSEIILEQHLTQNGSGEHAEDTHSDSPSLSPIHEPQKSQNLISEDTTPPPNHATHSQAPAREFIPVPEQNGASPSLTSSHNHGIVNCAVPMDVSVEPHLVNHTDYSHVVAHNGTMCSPPLASPSPSLASSSGSQVQAPVANANPTMSRQQSIPQQLSYSQASGPMPAFQPFFFTSTFPVNVQELVLKVRIQNPNARENDFIEVELDRQELTYRSLLRVCCRELDISAEHVEKIRKLPNTMLRKVWERGSIL, from the exons ATGTCCACCACTTCGTTGGATAAGGAATTACAGGAGCGACTTAGAGAGGCGTCTGCCATCGGGGATATTGACGAAGTGCGGACATTAGTGGAGAGTGGAGTGAATGTCAATTCACAGAACGAAATAAATGGATG GACCTGCCTGCATTGGGCATGCAAGAGGAACCATAAGCACATAGTGTCCTATTTACTAAGTTGTGGAGCAGACAAAGAAGTCCTCACGGCAAAGGATGAACTGGCCTCACAACTCACATCCAAACCAGAGATAAAACAACTGTTAGGAG TTGAGGTGGAGGAAGTGCTTGAAGTCAAGGAGCCTGAGTTACCAATCATCCCAAACTACCTGTCCAACCCCCCCTTCATGTACTCGAAATTGGATAAGAAGTCAGAGATCATTCTGGAACAGCACCTTACACAGAATGGTTCTGGAGAACAtgctgaggacacacacagtgATTCACCCTCCCTTTCCCCAATCCATGAGCCTCAGAAATCACAAAACCTTATCTCTGAAGACACCACACCTCCCCCAAACCACGCCACCCACAGCCAAGCCCCGGCTAGGGAATTCATTCCTGTGCCTGAGCAAAACGGTGCGTCACCCAGCCTGACTTCATCCCACAACCATGGTATTGTTAACTGCGCAGTGCCCATGGACGTGTCAGTTGAGCCTCACCTTGTCAATCATACTGACTACTCGCACGTGGTGGCTCACAATGGGACTATGTGTTCTCCCCCGCTGGCCTCACCCAGCCCCAGCTTGGCTAGCAGCAGCGGGAGCCAGGTTCAAGCTCCAGTGGCCAATGCTAACCCAACTATGAGCAGGCAGCAATCTATCCCCCaacagctgagctacagccaggCCAGTGGGCCAATGCCAGCTTTCCAGCCTTTCTTTTTCACTAGCACCTTCCCAGTCAATGTGCAAG AGTTGGTGCTGAAAGTACGTATCCAGAATCCCAATGCACGGGAGAATGACTTTATTGAGGTGGAGCTTGACCGTCAAGAACTCACCTATCGCTCTCTGCTGAGGGTCTGTTGTCGTGAGTTGGACATCAGCGCTGAGCACGTGGAAAAGATTCGCAAGCTGCCAAACACTATGTTGAGGAAGGTATGGGAAAGAGGCAGCATACTGTGA
- the luc7l3 gene encoding luc7-like protein 3 gives MLSAAQLLDELMGRDRNLAPNEKRSNVRWDDESVCRYYLCGFCPAELFTNTRSDLGPCEKIHDENLRKMYEKSSRFMKEGYERDFLRYLQSLLAEVERRIRRGHARLALSQAQQNAGQGPGPSGKNEEKVQVLTEKIEDLVVQIEELGSEGRVEEAQGMMKLVEQLKEERELLSSTPSTIESFAAQEKQMEVCEVCGAFLIVGDAQSRVDDHLMGKQHMGYAKIKSTVEELKEKLRRRSEDPQGENPVVRRDREDREREREEREKKRKEEEEKEKEREKEREKERERERERERERDRERDRERDRERERRARRSHSNSRHSSRASDRKRSRSRDRRRSRSRDKDRERERKRSRSRDRDRERERKRSRERTDRKRRSRSRDRKRSRSSERKSHRHRSRSKDREKDRDRDRERSSKDKDRKTAEERSSSKKDKHSDGDASAIKASSEVEQMETEVAASASSPLLNGQQELLQSEGDTQSN, from the exons ATGCTTTCAGCAGCCCAGCTACTGGATGAGTTAATGGGCCGAGATAGGAACTTGGCTCCTAATGAGAAGCGATCCAACGTACGATGGGACGATGAAAGC GTCTGTCGATATTATCTGTGTGGGTTCTGTCCAGCCGAGCTGTTCACAAACACCCGGTCTGACTTGG gCCCTTGTGAGAAAATCCACGATGAAAATCTCAGAAAAAT GTATGAGAAGAGCTCGAGGTTCATGAAGGAGGGATATGAGCGAGACTTCCTGCGGTACCTGCAGTCGCTCCTAGCAGAAGTGGAGAGGCGCATTCGCAGGGGACATGCCCGCCTTGCCCTTTCCCAGGCTCAGCAGAATGCAGGG cAAGGCCCAGGGCCATCGGGAAAGAATGAGGAAAAAGTTCAGGTCCTAACAGAGAAAATTGAAGACCTAGTTGTACAG ATTGAGGAACTTGGGTCGGAGGGTAGAGTGGAGGAGGCCCAGGGAATGATGAAACTGGTAGAGCAGCTGAAAGAAGAGCGAGAACTGCTCAGCTCCACCCCCTCG acAATTGAGAGCTTTGCAGCTCAGGAGAAACAGATGGAGGTGTGTGAGGTTTGTGGGGCCTTCCTCATTGTGGGCGATGCGCAGTCCAGAGTGGATGACCACTTGATGGGCAAGCAGCACATGGGTTACGCCAAGATCAAATCCACTGTAGAGGAGCTTAAG gAGAAACTACGTCGCCGCTCAGAAGACCCCCAAGGTGAAAACCCAGTGGTCAGGAGGGATAGAGAAGACCGTGAACgagagagggaagaaagggagaaaaagcgcaaagaggaggaagagaaggagaaggagcgGGAGAAAGAACGTGAGAAGGAGAGGGAACGAGAGAGAGAACGTGAacgggagagagacagagaacgggacagagagagagacagggaaagGGAGAGGAGAGCACGCCGAAGTCACTCTAACAGCCGCCACTCCAGTCGAGCATCAGACAGGAAGAGGAGCAGATCCCGTGATCGCCGGAGGTCCAGGAGCCGGGACAAGGACAGGGAAAGGGAACGCAAACGCAGCAG gAGtcgggacagagacagagaaagagagaggaagcgAAGCCGTGAACGCACTGACAGAAAGCGTCGCTCCCGCAGTCGTGACAGGAAGAGGTCACGCAGCTCGGAGCGCAAATCTCACCGCCACCGCAGTCGCAGCAAGGACCGggagaaggacagagacagggaTAGAGAGCGGTCCTCAAAAGACAAAG ACCGTAAaacagcagaggagaggagcagcTCTAAAAAAGACAAGCACTCTGACGGTGATGCATCTGCCATCAAGGCTTCGTCAGAAGTGGaacagatggagacagaggtGGCTGCCTCTGCCTCCTCCCCTCTACTTAACGGCCAGCAAGAGCTCCTCCAATCTGAAGGTGACACTCAGTCCAATTAA